A genomic segment from Syntrophotalea acetylenivorans encodes:
- a CDS encoding DHH family phosphoesterase yields MIDAILSTIDRGQRFLVAAHGNPDGDALASTMALANALLEMGKEVVAYNQDGMSAELAFLPGASMVVDSLEANESFDAGFILDSGELRRAGSHLKDHCKSLVNIDHHPHSENFGSIYYVDESACATGALIYRILKKAGHSLSLPVATCIYTAILTDTGSFRYSNANPEAFEIASELVSLGVSPWDVSANIYENRPEKQLRLLTAALKTMIISDCGRLGAVSVTEQMLAETGTGPEHTDGLINYPRSIQGVKVALLFRQTDKDCFKVGFRSKGEVNVGDLARQLGGGGHHNAAGATLNGDLTSIQDMVFSRLQNLLP; encoded by the coding sequence ATGATTGATGCCATTCTGAGCACCATCGACCGCGGCCAGCGATTTTTGGTTGCTGCTCATGGCAACCCGGATGGTGATGCTCTTGCCTCGACCATGGCATTGGCTAATGCTTTGCTGGAAATGGGCAAAGAAGTTGTGGCCTATAACCAGGACGGAATGTCTGCCGAACTAGCTTTCTTGCCCGGCGCTTCAATGGTCGTTGACAGTTTAGAGGCGAACGAAAGCTTTGACGCCGGTTTTATCCTTGATAGCGGTGAATTACGTCGCGCCGGAAGCCACCTTAAAGATCATTGTAAGTCATTGGTCAACATCGACCATCATCCTCATTCAGAAAATTTCGGCAGTATTTATTATGTGGACGAGAGTGCTTGTGCCACCGGTGCCTTGATCTATCGCATTTTGAAAAAGGCCGGGCACAGCCTGTCATTGCCGGTGGCGACTTGCATCTATACGGCTATACTCACTGATACGGGCTCTTTTCGTTATTCCAATGCCAATCCTGAAGCCTTTGAAATTGCTTCCGAACTGGTTTCTCTTGGAGTTTCTCCCTGGGACGTTTCCGCGAATATTTATGAAAATCGGCCAGAAAAGCAACTTCGTCTCCTGACCGCAGCGCTTAAAACTATGATCATCTCCGATTGTGGGCGACTTGGCGCCGTGAGCGTCACCGAACAGATGCTGGCTGAAACAGGTACAGGACCGGAACATACCGACGGACTGATTAATTACCCACGGTCTATTCAGGGCGTGAAGGTTGCACTCCTTTTCCGCCAGACCGATAAAGACTGTTTTAAGGTCGGATTTCGATCTAAGGGCGAAGTTAATGTCGGTGATCTGGCCCGCCAATTAGGCGGTGGCGGTCACCATAATGCCGCTGGTGCCACCCTGAACGGTGATCTGACTTCGATCCAGGATATGGTTTTTAGCCGCCTGCAGAACCTTCTGCCCTGA
- the rbfA gene encoding 30S ribosome-binding factor RbfA — translation MRSQRSQRVGEQIQKEISALLLKGLKDPRVGFVTITEVKVTSDLGLARIYFTVMGEEKVRRETTQGLTSASAYLRRELGKRLRLRHVPELIFEFDSALEYGNRIESLLQEIKQKEEHD, via the coding sequence TTGCGGTCTCAACGATCCCAACGAGTTGGGGAACAGATTCAAAAAGAAATATCGGCCCTTTTGCTAAAAGGTTTAAAGGATCCCAGGGTCGGATTTGTCACGATTACTGAAGTTAAGGTTACTTCCGATCTGGGTTTGGCCCGTATCTATTTCACCGTTATGGGTGAGGAGAAGGTTCGGCGAGAAACAACTCAGGGGCTTACCAGTGCCAGCGCTTATCTTCGGAGAGAATTGGGCAAAAGGCTCAGGTTGCGGCATGTACCGGAATTGATCTTTGAATTTGATTCTGCTCTTGAATACGGCAATCGTATCGAGTCGCTTTTGCAAGAAATCAAACAGAAGGAAGAACATGATTGA
- a CDS encoding DUF503 domain-containing protein, with protein MIVGVLRLELVVPDTTSLKGKRSVVKKILGRCRTRFPVSCAETGLQDFRQSTQLGFAVVAGTEASAHSLFENIENEIEQIGLAEIVDRFVEFLHYS; from the coding sequence ATGATTGTCGGAGTTTTGCGTCTTGAACTGGTGGTGCCTGACACCACCAGTCTCAAGGGAAAACGCTCGGTAGTCAAAAAGATACTTGGGCGCTGCCGAACCCGTTTCCCCGTTTCCTGCGCCGAAACGGGTTTACAGGATTTCAGACAAAGTACTCAACTGGGTTTCGCTGTAGTTGCGGGCACTGAAGCATCAGCTCATAGTTTATTTGAAAATATAGAAAACGAAATTGAACAGATCGGTTTGGCTGAGATTGTTGATCGATTTGTTGAATTTCTTCATTACTCATAG